Proteins encoded within one genomic window of Halorussus salilacus:
- a CDS encoding oligosaccharide flippase family protein → MGRSLTSAFLSIFSARIATTAVTLVTLPIIVRVLGPDSYGDYAFLLSVFAIVMTFVSSGVTEGVQKYVGEDREAAWREHVVGFYLRLAVALAVVGALGTAAFALFGPVERLLDARFRTYFLLLGAFMFAAQLRSFVRRSLMGMELERYTEPLRVAYAISWVTIGLLLATAGWGVAGLLVGNIVACLAIAAVGGVLLARRLSIRETLSATPRSFPRDELLWFNALNIVLVLLMKSLYNVDVVMLRTLGGSEMTGHYKSALVIAEYLWFVPVSLQTVLLHSTSGLWAEDRRDRIEALTARITRYTLLLTCLLALGIAALAGRFVPLYYGPAFAEAVTPLRVLLPGVVAFAVVHPMYAVSQANGNLKPLVAATAGSALLNVALNAALIPAYGMVGAAVATGIGYGSMLAFHVRSARHLGFDPLADLRAGRVALTAGVAAVPVFGATLLLDDLLALAVVPPLGFAVYAWTAVATGAITADELADLAGALPVSVPASVRSFASSLVPHAGEGGRE, encoded by the coding sequence ATGGGACGGAGCCTCACGAGCGCGTTCCTGTCGATATTCAGCGCGCGAATCGCCACCACCGCGGTCACGCTCGTCACCCTCCCCATCATCGTCCGGGTGCTGGGCCCCGACAGCTACGGCGACTACGCCTTCCTGCTGTCGGTGTTCGCCATCGTGATGACGTTCGTCAGCTCCGGGGTGACCGAGGGCGTCCAGAAGTACGTCGGCGAGGACCGCGAGGCGGCGTGGCGCGAGCACGTCGTGGGGTTCTACCTCAGGCTGGCGGTCGCGCTCGCGGTCGTCGGCGCTCTCGGGACCGCGGCGTTCGCCCTGTTCGGCCCGGTCGAGCGCCTGCTCGACGCCCGGTTCCGGACGTACTTCCTCCTGCTCGGGGCGTTCATGTTCGCGGCCCAGCTCCGGTCGTTCGTCCGGCGGTCGCTGATGGGGATGGAACTGGAGCGCTACACCGAACCCCTGCGGGTGGCGTACGCGATTTCGTGGGTGACCATCGGCCTCCTGCTGGCGACCGCGGGGTGGGGCGTCGCGGGTCTGCTGGTCGGCAACATCGTCGCGTGCCTCGCCATCGCAGCGGTCGGCGGGGTGCTACTGGCCCGGCGACTCTCGATACGGGAGACCCTCTCGGCGACCCCCCGGTCGTTCCCGCGCGACGAACTGCTGTGGTTCAACGCGCTCAACATCGTGCTGGTCCTCCTGATGAAGTCGCTGTACAACGTCGACGTGGTCATGCTCCGGACCCTCGGCGGGAGCGAGATGACCGGCCACTACAAGTCGGCGCTGGTCATCGCGGAGTACCTCTGGTTCGTCCCGGTCTCGTTGCAGACCGTCCTGCTCCACTCGACCTCGGGGCTCTGGGCCGAGGACCGCCGGGACCGCATCGAGGCGCTGACCGCCCGCATCACCCGGTACACCCTCCTGCTGACCTGCCTGCTCGCGCTCGGCATCGCGGCGCTCGCGGGCCGGTTCGTGCCCCTCTACTACGGCCCGGCGTTCGCAGAGGCGGTCACGCCGCTGCGGGTCCTCCTGCCGGGCGTGGTGGCGTTCGCGGTCGTCCACCCGATGTACGCGGTCTCGCAGGCCAACGGCAACCTCAAGCCGCTGGTGGCGGCGACCGCCGGGTCGGCGCTGTTGAACGTCGCCCTCAACGCCGCGCTCATCCCGGCCTACGGGATGGTCGGGGCCGCGGTCGCCACCGGAATCGGCTACGGTTCGATGCTGGCGTTCCACGTCAGGAGCGCCCGCCACCTCGGGTTCGACCCGCTGGCCGACCTCCGGGCGGGGCGGGTCGCCCTCACGGCCGGGGTCGCCGCGGTACCCGTCTTCGGGGCGACCCTGTTGCTCGACGACCTGCTCGCGCTGGCGGTCGTCCCGCCGCTCGGGTTCGCGGTCTACGCGTGGACCGCGGTGGCGACCGGCGCGATAACCGCCGACGAACTCGCCGACCTCGCGGGGGCGCTACCGGTGTCGGTCCCCGCGAGCGTGCGGTCGTTCGCGTCGTCGCTCGTTCCGCACGCCGGGGAGGGCGGTCGGGAGTGA
- a CDS encoding DUF1616 domain-containing protein yields MSARALTRRVPFDLVAVACLTALAAALVLNAESSVPLAELADASPGAIAARLTTVALGLAFLLVLPGYAVVSVLFPGHEPAVERLDPEGEPMAPRFQFRARRGIDALERLTLAVGVSAVVTPTVALALNFTPWGIRVEPLVLAVAGVTLVGCLLGSVRRWRLPPGDRFAPTLLPSASPLFSDGPESKGGEAAESSGDAASAADSDGGHPVANAVFAVGVVVALAGIGYAVAAPQPGDQFTELYLLSEDENGTLVADDYPEFADGEPASLAVGVRNHEGQPTTYAMVAQLQDVEETDDGLAVESATEVQRTEVSLDDGERENVSVEFTPDATENVRLHVMLFRGSVPDEPTGASAYRSVTLRLDTIHESEGE; encoded by the coding sequence ATGAGCGCGCGAGCCCTGACCCGCCGGGTGCCATTCGACCTCGTGGCGGTCGCCTGCCTGACCGCGCTCGCGGCGGCGCTCGTCCTGAACGCCGAGTCGAGCGTCCCGCTGGCCGAGCTCGCAGACGCGTCGCCGGGCGCGATAGCCGCCCGGCTGACCACGGTCGCGCTCGGCCTCGCCTTCCTGCTCGTCCTCCCCGGCTACGCCGTGGTCTCGGTGCTGTTCCCCGGCCACGAGCCCGCAGTCGAACGGCTCGACCCAGAGGGCGAGCCGATGGCCCCCCGGTTCCAGTTCCGGGCCCGCCGGGGCATCGACGCGCTCGAACGCCTCACGCTCGCGGTCGGGGTCAGCGCGGTCGTCACCCCGACCGTCGCGCTGGCGCTCAACTTCACGCCGTGGGGAATCCGGGTCGAACCGCTGGTACTCGCCGTCGCCGGGGTCACGCTGGTCGGGTGTCTCCTCGGCTCGGTCCGGCGCTGGCGGCTCCCGCCCGGCGACCGGTTCGCCCCGACCCTCCTGCCCAGCGCCTCGCCGCTGTTCTCGGACGGGCCGGAGTCGAAGGGAGGTGAGGCTGCGGAGTCGTCGGGAGACGCCGCGTCGGCGGCCGACTCGGACGGCGGCCACCCCGTCGCGAACGCCGTCTTCGCGGTCGGGGTGGTGGTCGCGCTCGCGGGCATCGGCTACGCGGTGGCGGCCCCCCAGCCCGGCGACCAGTTCACAGAGCTGTATCTGCTCAGCGAGGACGAGAACGGCACGCTCGTCGCCGACGACTACCCCGAGTTCGCCGACGGCGAACCCGCGTCGCTCGCGGTCGGGGTCCGGAACCACGAGGGCCAGCCGACGACCTACGCCATGGTGGCACAGTTGCAGGACGTCGAGGAGACCGACGACGGACTCGCGGTCGAGAGCGCGACCGAGGTCCAGCGAACCGAAGTGAGCCTCGACGACGGCGAGCGCGAGAACGTCTCGGTCGAGTTCACGCCCGACGCGACCGAGAACGTCCGCCTCCACGTCATGCTGTTTCGGGGTTCGGTTCCGGACGAACCGACCGGCGCGTCGGCCTACCGCAGCGTGACCCTCCGGCTCGACACCATCCACGAGTCCGAGGGCGAGTAG
- a CDS encoding acyl-CoA thioesterase, giving the protein MPETATLMDSYTEMTELLLPNDTNNLGRALGGAVLHWMDICGAISAMRFSNHQCVTASMDHVDFISPIDLGEVAIVEAFVFNTGRTSVDVKVDVRAEDPRKGDERETTTSFFTFVALDEEGTPTPVPDLDCPTDNQRALRDAARRQRREQLAAVAEKIDDE; this is encoded by the coding sequence ATGCCCGAAACCGCGACGCTGATGGACTCGTACACCGAGATGACCGAGCTGCTGCTCCCGAACGACACTAACAACCTCGGGCGAGCGCTCGGGGGCGCGGTCCTCCACTGGATGGACATCTGCGGGGCCATCTCGGCGATGCGCTTCTCGAACCACCAGTGCGTGACCGCCTCGATGGACCACGTCGACTTCATCAGCCCCATCGACCTCGGGGAGGTCGCCATCGTCGAGGCGTTCGTGTTCAACACCGGCCGGACGAGCGTCGACGTGAAGGTCGACGTGCGCGCGGAAGACCCCCGGAAGGGCGACGAGCGCGAGACCACCACCTCCTTCTTCACCTTCGTCGCGCTCGACGAGGAGGGGACGCCCACGCCGGTCCCCGACCTCGACTGCCCGACCGACAACCAGCGGGCGCTCCGGGACGCCGCCCGACGACAGCGCCGCGAACAGCTCGCGGCGGTCGCCGAGAAGATAGACGACGAGTAG
- a CDS encoding DUF7551 domain-containing protein, translating into MVGGTLSDVRERIAALSDDTGRYYVSCARTGERPVPVAGKRFPDRETAAEAAGLAAAYRAELRRYDSRLPRYALVVSEEFAGACGGQFDAPATEPPEETAVTDFCHDVAAVVFEALSALGETEVERAAMDAYLYSAESVDDPDELCLVLLSTVGAELDARLAPDRQHRVLRSAADRLGEASTDGDPLEATLARFDRLALVEDYRVDARDGPATGRSWRVALDRYAFDRGEDRLPTLPLAVDLLRRVPDRTVAVTDARPVADATWECVVTAGADRAVGLTNAVPENG; encoded by the coding sequence ATGGTCGGCGGAACCCTCTCCGACGTGCGCGAACGCATCGCGGCCCTCAGCGACGACACCGGACGCTACTACGTCAGCTGCGCTCGGACCGGCGAGCGGCCGGTCCCGGTCGCCGGAAAGCGGTTCCCGGACCGCGAGACCGCGGCCGAGGCCGCGGGACTCGCGGCCGCATACCGGGCGGAACTCCGGCGCTACGACTCCCGACTCCCCCGCTACGCGCTGGTGGTCTCCGAGGAGTTCGCCGGAGCCTGCGGCGGGCAGTTCGACGCCCCGGCGACCGAGCCCCCGGAGGAGACGGCCGTCACCGACTTCTGCCACGACGTCGCGGCGGTTGTGTTCGAGGCGCTCTCGGCGCTCGGCGAGACCGAGGTCGAGCGCGCCGCGATGGACGCGTACCTCTACTCCGCGGAGTCGGTCGACGACCCGGACGAACTCTGTCTCGTCCTGCTCTCGACCGTTGGGGCCGAACTCGACGCGCGGCTTGCCCCCGACCGACAGCACCGGGTCCTCCGGTCGGCCGCCGACCGCCTCGGAGAGGCCTCGACCGACGGCGACCCGCTCGAAGCCACGCTCGCCCGGTTCGACCGCCTCGCGCTGGTCGAGGACTACCGGGTCGACGCGCGAGACGGCCCCGCGACCGGACGGTCGTGGCGGGTCGCGCTCGACAGGTACGCGTTCGACCGGGGGGAAGACCGTCTCCCGACGCTGCCGCTGGCCGTCGACCTCCTGCGGCGCGTGCCCGACCGGACCGTCGCGGTCACGGACGCCCGCCCGGTCGCCGACGCGACGTGGGAGTGCGTCGTCACCGCCGGGGCAGACCGGGCCGTCGGACTCACCAACGCAGTGCCCGAAAACGGCTGA
- a CDS encoding FKBP-type peptidyl-prolyl cis-trans isomerase, whose protein sequence is MASEGEIAVVHFTGRIAEGEDAGEPFDTSDVDVALDEGIYHDNRDYRPLEFRVGGGEVVDGLDEAVRGMTVGEERTVRVDPDAAFGEHDDGKVVEISRDELEERSDVTAEQGELVGSETGETGWITEVGDDTVTVDFNHELAGVSVEFDVKLLDAYEDE, encoded by the coding sequence ATGGCTTCCGAGGGGGAGATAGCGGTCGTTCACTTCACGGGGCGCATCGCGGAGGGCGAAGACGCCGGGGAACCGTTCGACACGTCCGACGTGGACGTGGCGCTCGACGAGGGAATCTACCACGACAACCGCGACTACAGGCCGCTGGAGTTTCGGGTCGGCGGCGGCGAGGTCGTCGACGGTCTCGACGAGGCAGTCCGGGGGATGACGGTCGGCGAGGAGCGGACCGTCCGGGTCGACCCGGACGCGGCGTTCGGCGAGCACGACGACGGGAAGGTGGTCGAGATATCCCGCGACGAACTGGAGGAACGCAGCGATGTGACCGCCGAACAGGGCGAACTCGTCGGGTCCGAGACCGGCGAAACGGGGTGGATAACCGAGGTCGGCGACGACACCGTCACGGTCGATTTCAACCACGAACTCGCAGGCGTCTCGGTCGAGTTCGACGTGAAACTGCTGGACGCCTACGAGGACGAGTGA